The window ACCCGGTGGTGGCGTTGATCACCGAATGGCGCGACGAAGACGGCAACGTCGAAGTGCGCAGCGAAGAAAGCGATTTGGGCGGCACGATGCGCGTAGGTGGCCAACAGTGCAACCTGAGCGACAACAGCCTGGTGCGTCAGCTGTACGGCGAACCGACCATTGTCGAGCGTCACCGTCACCGTTACGAAGTTAACAACATGCTGTTGAAGCAGATCGAAGCCGCAGGGCTGCGTGTCGCCGGTCGTTCCGCCGACAACAAGCTGGTTGAGATCATTGAACTGCCGAATCACCCGTGGTTTGTAGCCTGTCAGTTCCACCCGGAATTTACGTCTACGCCGCGTGATGGGCATCCGCTGTTCGCCGGCTTCGTGAAAGCCGCAGGCGAGCATCAGAAGCGCCAGGTGAAATAACATATTTGGTAGGCGGCGCGCGGTGAGAACCGCGCGCTGTTTGTCTGGAGTTTTAGTTTAACTTGTACTGAGGAAAACCTAATGTCCAAAATCGTTAAAGTCATCGGTCGTGAAATCATCGACTCCCGCGGTAACCCGACTGTTGAAGCCGAAGTTCATCTGGAAGGCGGTTTCGTAGGCCTGGCTGCTGCGCCGTCAGGTGCTTCTACCGGTTCCCGCGAAGCGCTGGAACTGCGTGACGGTGACAAGTCTCGTTTCCTGGGTAAAGGCGTACTGAAAGCCGTTGCCGCAGTAAACGGTCCGATTGCTCAGGCAGTACTGGGTAAAGATGCCAAAGACCAGGCGAACATCGACAAGATCATGATCGAGCTGGACGGCACCGAGAACAAATCCAACTTCGGCGCCAACGCCATTCTGGCGGTTTCCCTGGCAGCAGCGAAAGCAGCCGCAGCCTCTAAAGGCATGCCGCTGTACGAGCACATCGCTGAACTGAACGGCACCCCAGGCAAATTCTCCATGCCACTGCCGATGATGAACATCATCAACGGCGGCGAGCACGCTGACAACAACGTCGACATTCAGGAATTCATGATTCAGCCGGTTGGCGCGAAAACCCTGAAAGAAGCGGTGCGCATCGGTTCCGAAGTGTTCCACCACCTGGCGAAAGTTCTGAAAGCCAAAGGCATGAACACCGCCGTGGGCGACGAAGGCGGCTACGCGCCAAACCTGGGTTCCAACGCCGAAGCGCTGGCGGTTATCGCTGAAGCGGTAAAAGCGGCGGGCTACGAGCTGGGCAAAGACGTCACTCTGGCGATGGACTGCGCGGCTTCCGAGTTCTACAAAGACGGTAAATACGTGCTGGCCGGCGAAGGCAACAAGGCCTTCACTTCCGAAGAGTTCACTCACTTCCTGGAAGAGCTGACCAAACAGTACCCAATCGTGTCTATCGAAGATGGCCTGGATGAATCCGACTGGGCAGGCTTCGCTTACCAGACCAAAGTTCTGGGCGACAAAATCCAGCTGGTGGGCGACGATCTGTTCGTAACCAACACCAAGATCCTGAAAGAAGGCATCGAGAAAGGCATCGCTAACTCCATCCTGATCAAGTTCAACCAGATCGGTTCTCTGACCGAAACCCTGGCAGCTATCAAGATGGCGAAAGACGCCGGCTACACCGCGGTGATCTCTCACCGTTCCGGTGAAACCGAAGACGCGACCATCGCCGACCTGGCGGTAGGGACTGCGGCTGGCCAGATCAAAACCGGTTCCATGAGCCGTTCTGACCGCGTTGCCAAGTACAACCAACTGATCCGTATCGAAGAAGCGCTGGGTGACCGTGCGCCGTTCAACGGCCTGAAAGAAGTTAAAGGCCAATAAGTTCGACCTATTCGGTTGCTAAATAAAAACCCGCTGCGGCGGGTTTTTTTATGTTTTAAATTCGTGATGATTGTCAGTTTAATAATAAGTTTTTCATTGAATGCGTAGTTTTGTTTAACCCGATAATTTCATTAAAGATAGTAAATGCGTTTATTTTATATTCCCATTTTATTTGCTTTATAACTATTCGTTACTAGACTGCCAATAAGGCAGTTTATTTTTCGCCGTTCTGCCGTAGACCTTCATCATCACCATACCTTAATACTGCCGGCTTGCTGGCCGGTTGAGCGAGGGCTTGATGCGACAGCGAATCATCATTGTCGGCGGCGGAACCGGCGGCACCATCCTGGCCAATTTATTGGCCGCAAAATTGCACCGGGAAATTATTAATAATAAAGTCGAGTTATTAATGATATCGGATTCACCGCTGCATTATTACAAGCCGGCGTTTATGTATGTGGCGTTCAATACTTTTTTCAAGCAAGAGCTCACGCGCTCACAGCGGAGTTTATTGCGGCCAGAAATACAGTTTATTATTGATAAGGCGGAATCTTTCGATTTAAAACAGCGAAGCATAGCTACGCAAAGCGGTAAATTTTATTCCTATGATTTTCTGGTTTTCGCCACCGGCTGCGTACCTTGGCCAGAGCGCATCGAAGGACTGGCGCAGGCGGGCGATCATTTTTACCAGTATCAGGCCGCCAGGCGGTTAGCGCATAAATTGGCGACGATCGAGAAAGGCCGCATTTTCATCACCGTGTCCTTCCCTGAAACCCCCAACGTGCCCCATCAGTGCGGCATCGCACCGATCGAAACCACCCTGATGCTGGATGACTACCTGCGGCGGCGCGGCGTGCGCAAGGCGGTGGAGATTGTGTACACCTATCCGACCATTTCTCAACTCTTGCGTAACTGCCTGTTTTTACAGCACCCGACCGGCGAAGCGCTGCCCGCCATTTTTGCCGCGCGCGACATTCGCCACCAGCGAGGGTTTACCCTCAGCCGGGTAGACGCCCAGCGTAACGTCGCCTATTCCGCTGAGGGGGAAGAGCAGCCGTTCGACATTCTGATGGCGACGCCGCCGATTCGCGCAGTCGAGGCGGTGCGCAATACCGGATTGAGCGAGAGTCAAAACGGTGAAGGCTGGCTGCCGACCGATCATCAAACGCTGCAGGTCTACGGCCAGCAGGGCGTGTATGTCATAGGCGATACCGTGGATTTGCCGGTCAGCAAGGCCGGCGGCTCTTGCCATAATCAGGCGCCGGTCATTGCCGACAACATCGTGGCGGAAATGCGGTTGGGCCACACAGTGAGCCATTATGACGGCAAGGTGCAGGCGGTCGCGCAAATGGGGCTGAATGCCGGCATGCCGCTGGTGTACGACTATCGTCACGACGTGCTGCCGACGCCCGCCACCAAGGTGGGCGGCATGCTGCGCAATGGGTTTAACCGCGGCCTTTACTGGGCCACGGTAAGGGGGCTGATATGACGGAAAGCACGGTGCATGCGGCGGACCTGCAATCATTGGCGGCGTTGCTCGAGAAACTGCAGCCGCTGCTGGCGGGCGGCCGGTTGGATAACGTGGTCGATCTGTTGTCGCTGTTGTCGGACGTGGTGGATATTGCCGACAACGCGCTGGTGGAGAAACTGGCCGGCGTCTTTGAAGGTTTGGTGACCCTCGGCTGGGAAGGCGGAACGGCGCTGCAGATGGCGCACAGCGAGCTGCAGTTGAATCCTCCGCCGGCCAGTTTTCGCGCGCTGTACGCCTTGCTGAAGCAGCCGGATACCCTGCTGGGGTTAACGCTGCTGCTGCGTACTTTACAAATCATCGGCCAGCGCACGCGAGACAGCGCGTTGCCGTCAGCCCTTCCAGATGAATCGTCGAATTAAGCTTCACCCATTCAGGTAAGGAGTTGTGTTATGTCCGCTACAGCAGTTGGCCACGACTTTGCCACCCGGGCTATTCATTACGGCTACGATCCTCAGCGGTATCAGGGTGCACTGTCTCCACCGGTGTTTATGAGCTCTACGTTTGCTTTTCCCACGGCGGAATACGGCGGCGCCTGCTTTGCCGGCACCGAGCCGGGGTACTTTTATTCGCGCATCGCCAACCCGACGTTAAACCTGCTCGAGCAACGCATCGCCAACCTGGAGGAGGGGGAGGCGGCGGTGGCGTTCGCTTCCGGCATGGGGGCGATCACCGCGTGTTGTTGGACGCTGCTCAGACCGGGTGATGAGCTGATTGTCGATGAAACCGTCTATGGTTGCACCTTCAGCTACTTTCATCATGGTCTGGCGCGCTTTGGCGTTAAGATAACCCACGTTGACCTGACCCGGCCGGAGCGGCTGGCGTCGGCCATGGGGCCGCATACCCGGCTGGTGTATTGCGAAACGCCGGCCAATCCCAACATGCGCTTGATCGATATCGCCGCCGTGGCGGAGATCGCCCATCGGCATCAGGCGCTGCTGCTGGTGGACAACACCTACTGTACGCCCTATCTGCAGCGGCCTCTGGCGTTAGGCGCCGATATCGTGGTGCACTCGGCGACCAAGTACCTCGGCGGGCACGGCGATCTCCTGGCCGGGATAGCGGTGACGCGTCAGGCGTTGGCCGAGGCGATCCGTCTGGAGGGGCTAAAGGACATGAACGGGGCGGTACTGTCGGCGCAGGATGCCGCGCTGGTGCTGCGCGGGATGAAAACCTTGCCGCTGCGCATGGATCGTCATTGCGATAACGCGCAGCGCCTGGCGGAGATACTAACGGAGCATCCGGCGATCGAGCGGGTGTATTACCCCGGCCTGGCGAACTTCCCGCAGCATGCGTTGGCACGGCGGCAAATGGTGCGCCCCGGCGGCATGCTGGCGTTTGAACTGCGGGGCGGAATGCGTGCGGGCATTCGCTTCCTCAATGCGCTGCAGCTCATCTTGCGCGCGGTCAGCCTGGGCGATTGCGAAAGCCTGGCGCAACACCCGGCCAGCATGACGCACTCGGCCTACACGCCGGAAGAGCGGAAACGGCACCACATCAGCGAGGGGCTGGTGCGGCTGTCCGCCGGGCTGGAGGCGTTTGACGATCTGCAGGCGGATATCCTGCAGGCGCTGGCGCAGGCGCAATAAAAAAACCCGCCGCAGCGGGTTTTGGCCGAAGCGAGCGTTACATCTGTTGCGTCGCTGTGGTCACCGGCGAACCGCCGCCTTTTTTGCGCACCCACAGCCAGTAAGCCGCGGTGAGGAACGCGATCCACACCAGCCCGACGTACAGCGCGATGCGGCTCTCTTCGAAGTAGCCGAGCAGGCCGATGACGAACGCCATAAAGGCGGTCGCCAATGCCGGCGCCACCGGCCACCACGGCACCGGGAAGCTCAACTGACGCGTTTCTTCCGGCGACAGCGTGCGGCGCATGACGATCTGCGACAGCAGGATCATCAGCCACACCCAGACGGTGGCGAAGGTGGCGATCGAGGCGATGATCATGAAGACCTTCTCCGGGATCAGGTAGTTGAGCACCACCGCCAGCAGCAGGGCGATTGACATGACCAGCACCGTCATCCACGGCACGCCGCTGGCGGTCAGCTTGGTGAAGCTGCGCGGCGCCTGGCCGTCCTGCGCCATGCCGTACATCATGCGGCCGGCGCCGAAGATGTCGCTGTTGATGGCCGAAATGGCCGCGGTGATCACCACCACGTTCAGCACGTTGGCGGCGGAGCTGATGCCGAGGTTGCTGAAGATCTCAACGAACGGGCTGCCGTTCTGGCCGATGCTGTTCCACGGATAGATCGCCATCAGCACCATCAACGTCAGCACGTAAAACAGCAAGATGCGCACCGGTACGGCGTTGATCGCCTTCGGCAGCACTTTGGCGGGGTCTTTCGCCTCGCTGGCGGTGATGCCGATGATCTCGATGCCGCCGAAGGCGAACATCACTACCGCTAATGACGCGACCACGCCGCCAATGCCGTTAGGCATAAAGCCGCCGTGCTGCCACAGGTTGCTGATGCCGGTGGCGTGCTGGGCTTGCCCGAAACCGAACAGCATCACCGCCGCACCGCCGACGATCATCGCTACGATGGCGGCGACCTTGACCAGCGACAGCCAGAACTCCAGCTCGCCGAAAACCTTGACGCTGCACAGGTTGAGCGCGCCGATAAACAGGATGATGCTGAGCACCCAGACCCACTGGGCGACGTCCGGGAACCACAGCCCCATATAGATGCCGAAGGCAGTGACGTCCGCCAGGGCGACGATCACCATTTCAAAGGTGTAGGTCCAGCCGGTAAGGAATCCGGCCAGCGGGCCGAGATAGTGGCTGGCGTAGTGGCCGAACGAGCCGGAAACCGGCTGGTGCACCGCCATTTCACCCAGCGCGCGCATCACCATGAATACCGCCGCGCCGCCCACCAGGTAGGCCAGCAGCACCGCCGGGCCGGCCAGTTGGATGGCGCCGGCGGAGCCGTAGAACAGGCCGGTGCCGATCGCCGAGCCGAGAGCCATGAAACGGATATGCCGCGCGTTTAGTCCGCGTCTGAGTTGTGTCGTTTCGTTACGCATGTTGCTTCCCGTTAAGTGTTTGCCGAACAGGCACGCGCTGCCCGCGCCGGGTGGAACGCACCCGGCGGGGCAGAACAAACTGCGTGATTCAGTGTGTAATGATTATGCCTGGCTAGGCAGCAGCGCCGCAGGCAGCAGCGATGTCAGGTGACCGGCCGCCAATAGCTGGCTGGCGGCTTCAATGTCGGGGGCGAAGAAACGATCCTTGTCGTAGAAACTGACATGCTCGCGCAGCAGACGGCGCGCCTGCTCCAGACCTTCCGAGGTCTTCAGGCCGTTGCGGAAATCCAGGCCCTGGCAGGCGGCCAGCCACTCGACCGCCAGAATGCCGCGCACGTTGTCCGCCATGCTCCACAGACGGCGGCCGGCGGCCGGCGCCATGGAAACGTGGTCCTCCTGGTTGGCGGAGGTCGGAATGCTGTCGACGCTCGATGGATGCGCCAGCGCTTTGTTTTCGCTGGCCAGCGCCGCGGCGGTGACCTGAGCGATCATGAAGCCGGAGTTCACGCCGCCGTTCTCCACCAGGAACGGTGGCAGCTGCGACATGTGTTTGTCCATCATCAGCGAGATGCGGCGCTCGGACAGCGAACCGATTTCGGCGAATGCCAGCGCCAGGTTATCGGCGGCCATCGCCACCGGTTCGGCGTGGAAGTTGCCGCCGGACAGCACGTCACCCTGCTCGGCGAACACCAGCGGGTTATCGGAGACGGCGTTGGCTTCGATCTCCAGCACCTCGGCGGCCTGACGGATCTGCGTCAGGCAGGCACCCATTACCTGCGGCTGGCAGCGCAGGGAGTAAGGATCCTGCACTTTTTCACAGTTGCGGTGCGAGTCGGAGACTTCGCTGCGCGCGCCGAGCAGGTGGCGGTAGGCGAGGGCGGCGTCGATCTGGCCGCGCTGGCCGCGCACCTCGTGGATACGCGCATCGAACGGGCTGCGGGAGCCCAGCGCCGCTTCCACCGTCAGGCTGCCCGCCACGGTCGCGGCGGCGAACAGGTCTTCCGCGTCGAACAGGCCGCGCAGCGCGAAGGCGGCGGAGACTTGGGTGCCGTTCAGCAATGCCAGGCCCTCTTTCGCCGCCAGCGTCAGCGGTTTCAGGCCGGCTTTGGCCAGCGCTTCGGTCGCCGGCAGCCATTGGCCCTGATGGCGCGCCTGGCCTTCGCCCAGCAGCACCAGACTCATGTGCGCCAGCGGCGCCAGGTCGCCAGAGGCGCCGACTGAGCCTTTCAGCGGGATATGCGGATAGACTTCGGCGTTGACCAGCGCGATCAGCGCCTGGATAACTTCCAGGCGAATGCCGGAGAAGCCGCGCGACAGGCTGTTGATCTTCAGCACCATGATCAGGCGCACCAGATTGTCGTCGGTCGGCTCGCCCACGCCGGCGGCGTGTGACAGCACGATCGAGCGCTGCAGATTTTCCAGATCGTCGCGGGCGATGCGCGTCGAAGCCAGCAGGCCAAACCCGGTGTTGATGCCGTATGTGGTGCGGTTTTCTTCAACGATGCGTTCGACGCAGGCCACGCTTTGCTGGATTGGGGCATAGGCGTTGTCGTCCAGCGTCAGCGTCACCGGGTGTTGATACACGTCGCGTAGCTGGGCCAGCGTCAGTTTGCCCGGGCGAATAGTCAGCGCTTTCATGCTTTTTCTCCTTGGGTCGCGGCAACCATCGGCAGGTTCAGGCCTTGCTCGCGGGCGCAGTCGATAGCGATATCGTAACCGGCGTCGGCGTGACGCATGACCCCGGTAGCCGGGTCATTGTGCAGCACGCGGGCGATGCGCTCGGCGGCTTCGTCGGTGCCGTCGCAGACGATCACCATGCCGGAGTGTTGGGAGAAGCCCATGCCGACGCCGCCGCCGTGGTGCAGGGAAACCCAGGTGGCGCCGCTGGCGGTGTTCAACAGGGCGTTCAGCAGCGGCCAGTCGGAAACCGCATCGGAACCGTCTTTCATCGCTTCGGTTTCACGGTTCGGGCTGGAAACGGAGCCGGAATCCAGGTGGTCGCGGCCGATGACGATCGGGGCGGACAGTTCGCCGCGGCGAACCATCTCGTTGAACGCCAGACCCAGCTTGGCGCGCTGGCCGAGGCCAACCCAGCAGATGCGCGCCGGCAGGCCCTGGAAGCTGATGCGCTCGCGCGCCATGTCCAGCCAGCGATGCAGGTGTTCGTCATCCGGGATCAGCTCTTTCACCATGGCGTCGGTTTTGTAGATGTCCTGCGGATCGCCGGACAGCGCCGCCCAGCGGAACGGCCCGATGCCGCGGCAGAACAGCGGACGGATGTAGGCCGGCACGAAGCCCGGGAAGTCGAAGGCATTGTCGACGCCGGTTTCTTTCGCCATCTGGCGAATGTTGTTGCCGTAGTCGAAGGTCGGCACGCCCATCTGCTGGAACGCCAGCATGGCTTTGACGTGATCGGCCATCGACTGCTTGGCGGCGGCGACCACCTTGGCCGGCTCGGTCTGGGCGCGCTGGCGATACTCTTCCCAGCTCCAGCCCTTCGGCAGGTAGCCGTTCAGCGGATCGTGGGCGCTGGTCTGATCGGTGACCATGTCCGGGCGCACGCCGCGGCGCACCAGCTCAGGCAGGATTTCCGCCGCGTTGCCGCACAGGGCGATGGAGATGGCTTTGCCTTCTGAGGTGTATTTCTTGATGCGGGCCAGCGCGTCGTCCAGATCTTTGGCCTGCTCATCGACGTAGCGGGTTTTCAGACGGAAATCGATGCGGCTCTGCTGACATTCGATGTTCAGCGAGCAGGCGCCCGCCAGCGTCGCGGCCAGCGGCTGCGCGCCGCCCATGCCGCCCAGACCGGCGGTCAGCACCCAGCGCCCCTGCAGGCTGCCGTCGTAATGCTGGCGGCCCGCTTCGACGAAGGTCTCATAGGTGCCCTGAACGATGCCCTGGCTGCCGATGTAGATCCAGCTGCCGGCGGTCATCTGGCCGTACATGGCCAGGCCTTTGGCGTCCAGTTCGTTGAAGTGTTCCCAGGTCGCCCAGTGCGGCACCAGGTTGGAGTTGGCGATCAGCACGCGCGGCGCGTTGCTGTGGGTTTTGAATACGCCGACCGGCTTGCCGGACTGCACCAGCAGGGTTTCGTCCTCTTCCAGCGTTTTCAGGGTTTCGACGATCTTGTCGTAGCAATCCCAGTCGCGCGCGGCGCGGCCGATGCCGCCGTACACCACCAGCTCATGTGGGTTCTCCGCAACTTCAGGATCGAGGTTGTTCATCAGCATGCGTAACGGCGCTTCGGTCAGCCAGCTTTTTGCGTTTAATTGTGTGCCGCGTGGCGCGCGTACATCGACATTGCGAACTTTGTTATTTGTAGTCACAGCATTTTCCTCAAACAGTATCGGTGCAGATTCCATGCCGCGGTGGGGATGAGTACCACGGCATAACAATGCGTAGGGCTTATTAACATATACTTGTATGTACAAGCATATGCAACACTGACCAGTTGCCGCTGAAAAGTGGCATAAGAAAAAGTTATTTTCTTTTTATATCAGGTTGATATGCGATTTTTTATCACCGGCTTCATATGCGAAAAGCCGGAGAAAAGTGAGCTGTTCGGCAAAAATAAATTAAAATTGACTCATTTTTGGGCGGCTAGTCACAATATTTTTACAGACTGATTACAGTTGGCG of the Serratia marcescens subsp. marcescens ATCC 13880 genome contains:
- the eno gene encoding phosphopyruvate hydratase, which translates into the protein MSKIVKVIGREIIDSRGNPTVEAEVHLEGGFVGLAAAPSGASTGSREALELRDGDKSRFLGKGVLKAVAAVNGPIAQAVLGKDAKDQANIDKIMIELDGTENKSNFGANAILAVSLAAAKAAAASKGMPLYEHIAELNGTPGKFSMPLPMMNIINGGEHADNNVDIQEFMIQPVGAKTLKEAVRIGSEVFHHLAKVLKAKGMNTAVGDEGGYAPNLGSNAEALAVIAEAVKAAGYELGKDVTLAMDCAASEFYKDGKYVLAGEGNKAFTSEEFTHFLEELTKQYPIVSIEDGLDESDWAGFAYQTKVLGDKIQLVGDDLFVTNTKILKEGIEKGIANSILIKFNQIGSLTETLAAIKMAKDAGYTAVISHRSGETEDATIADLAVGTAAGQIKTGSMSRSDRVAKYNQLIRIEEALGDRAPFNGLKEVKGQ
- a CDS encoding NAD(P)/FAD-dependent oxidoreductase, coding for MRQRIIIVGGGTGGTILANLLAAKLHREIINNKVELLMISDSPLHYYKPAFMYVAFNTFFKQELTRSQRSLLRPEIQFIIDKAESFDLKQRSIATQSGKFYSYDFLVFATGCVPWPERIEGLAQAGDHFYQYQAARRLAHKLATIEKGRIFITVSFPETPNVPHQCGIAPIETTLMLDDYLRRRGVRKAVEIVYTYPTISQLLRNCLFLQHPTGEALPAIFAARDIRHQRGFTLSRVDAQRNVAYSAEGEEQPFDILMATPPIRAVEAVRNTGLSESQNGEGWLPTDHQTLQVYGQQGVYVIGDTVDLPVSKAGGSCHNQAPVIADNIVAEMRLGHTVSHYDGKVQAVAQMGLNAGMPLVYDYRHDVLPTPATKVGGMLRNGFNRGLYWATVRGLI
- a CDS encoding methionine gamma-lyase encodes the protein MSATAVGHDFATRAIHYGYDPQRYQGALSPPVFMSSTFAFPTAEYGGACFAGTEPGYFYSRIANPTLNLLEQRIANLEEGEAAVAFASGMGAITACCWTLLRPGDELIVDETVYGCTFSYFHHGLARFGVKITHVDLTRPERLASAMGPHTRLVYCETPANPNMRLIDIAAVAEIAHRHQALLLVDNTYCTPYLQRPLALGADIVVHSATKYLGGHGDLLAGIAVTRQALAEAIRLEGLKDMNGAVLSAQDAALVLRGMKTLPLRMDRHCDNAQRLAEILTEHPAIERVYYPGLANFPQHALARRQMVRPGGMLAFELRGGMRAGIRFLNALQLILRAVSLGDCESLAQHPASMTHSAYTPEERKRHHISEGLVRLSAGLEAFDDLQADILQALAQAQ
- the hutU gene encoding urocanate hydratase produces the protein MTTNNKVRNVDVRAPRGTQLNAKSWLTEAPLRMLMNNLDPEVAENPHELVVYGGIGRAARDWDCYDKIVETLKTLEEDETLLVQSGKPVGVFKTHSNAPRVLIANSNLVPHWATWEHFNELDAKGLAMYGQMTAGSWIYIGSQGIVQGTYETFVEAGRQHYDGSLQGRWVLTAGLGGMGGAQPLAATLAGACSLNIECQQSRIDFRLKTRYVDEQAKDLDDALARIKKYTSEGKAISIALCGNAAEILPELVRRGVRPDMVTDQTSAHDPLNGYLPKGWSWEEYRQRAQTEPAKVVAAAKQSMADHVKAMLAFQQMGVPTFDYGNNIRQMAKETGVDNAFDFPGFVPAYIRPLFCRGIGPFRWAALSGDPQDIYKTDAMVKELIPDDEHLHRWLDMARERISFQGLPARICWVGLGQRAKLGLAFNEMVRRGELSAPIVIGRDHLDSGSVSSPNRETEAMKDGSDAVSDWPLLNALLNTASGATWVSLHHGGGVGMGFSQHSGMVIVCDGTDEAAERIARVLHNDPATGVMRHADAGYDIAIDCAREQGLNLPMVAATQGEKA
- the hutH gene encoding histidine ammonia-lyase, whose translation is MKALTIRPGKLTLAQLRDVYQHPVTLTLDDNAYAPIQQSVACVERIVEENRTTYGINTGFGLLASTRIARDDLENLQRSIVLSHAAGVGEPTDDNLVRLIMVLKINSLSRGFSGIRLEVIQALIALVNAEVYPHIPLKGSVGASGDLAPLAHMSLVLLGEGQARHQGQWLPATEALAKAGLKPLTLAAKEGLALLNGTQVSAAFALRGLFDAEDLFAAATVAGSLTVEAALGSRSPFDARIHEVRGQRGQIDAALAYRHLLGARSEVSDSHRNCEKVQDPYSLRCQPQVMGACLTQIRQAAEVLEIEANAVSDNPLVFAEQGDVLSGGNFHAEPVAMAADNLALAFAEIGSLSERRISLMMDKHMSQLPPFLVENGGVNSGFMIAQVTAAALASENKALAHPSSVDSIPTSANQEDHVSMAPAAGRRLWSMADNVRGILAVEWLAACQGLDFRNGLKTSEGLEQARRLLREHVSFYDKDRFFAPDIEAASQLLAAGHLTSLLPAALLPSQA
- a CDS encoding amino acid permease, whose protein sequence is MRNETTQLRRGLNARHIRFMALGSAIGTGLFYGSAGAIQLAGPAVLLAYLVGGAAVFMVMRALGEMAVHQPVSGSFGHYASHYLGPLAGFLTGWTYTFEMVIVALADVTAFGIYMGLWFPDVAQWVWVLSIILFIGALNLCSVKVFGELEFWLSLVKVAAIVAMIVGGAAVMLFGFGQAQHATGISNLWQHGGFMPNGIGGVVASLAVVMFAFGGIEIIGITASEAKDPAKVLPKAINAVPVRILLFYVLTLMVLMAIYPWNSIGQNGSPFVEIFSNLGISSAANVLNVVVITAAISAINSDIFGAGRMMYGMAQDGQAPRSFTKLTASGVPWMTVLVMSIALLLAVVLNYLIPEKVFMIIASIATFATVWVWLMILLSQIVMRRTLSPEETRQLSFPVPWWPVAPALATAFMAFVIGLLGYFEESRIALYVGLVWIAFLTAAYWLWVRKKGGGSPVTTATQQM